In the Aliarcobacter cryaerophilus genome, one interval contains:
- a CDS encoding alpha/beta fold hydrolase translates to MTILNYKKFGNGEKKLIFLHELMGDCTNYENCLIYFDKNLFTILMVDLRGYGLSKNILGKYNLDEAVNDVINLVTNLKLTDYVLVAHSMSSMIAQHITSKDKRVKKLILLTPISYKGVKSTQKAKDNLLTQMEINSGKIEDIVEQSSKRYNQIWKDYRINLAYNSSILEARISYMNMYLNIDYESNFEKLEINIPIKIITGKYDFPVFSKNEVAKYFEEFNDVEIIEFEEAGHYPMIESPVLFASKIEFWVKNL, encoded by the coding sequence ATGACAATATTAAACTACAAAAAATTTGGAAATGGTGAAAAAAAACTTATTTTCTTACATGAATTAATGGGCGATTGTACAAATTATGAAAATTGTTTAATCTACTTTGATAAAAATCTTTTTACAATTTTAATGGTTGATTTAAGAGGATATGGATTATCAAAAAATATTTTAGGAAAATATAATTTAGATGAAGCTGTAAACGATGTAATAAATTTAGTAACAAATTTAAAATTGACTGATTATGTTTTAGTAGCTCACTCTATGTCTTCAATGATAGCTCAACATATAACTTCAAAAGATAAAAGAGTTAAAAAACTCATTTTACTAACTCCAATATCTTATAAAGGAGTAAAAAGTACACAAAAGGCTAAAGATAATTTATTAACTCAAATGGAAATAAACAGTGGTAAAATAGAAGATATAGTAGAACAATCTAGCAAAAGATATAATCAAATTTGGAAAGATTATCGTATAAATTTAGCTTACAACTCTTCTATTTTAGAAGCTAGAATTTCTTATATGAATATGTATTTAAATATAGATTATGAAAGTAATTTTGAAAAGCTTGAAATTAATATCCCTATTAAAATCATCACTGGAAAATATGATTTTCCAGTTTTCTCAAAAAATGAAGTAGCAAAATATTTTGAAGAGTTTAACGATGTTGAGATTATAGAATTTGAAGAGGCGGGACACTATCCTATGATTGAGTCTCCAGTTCTTTTTGCTTCAAAAATTGAATTTTGGGTAAAGAATCTATGA
- the rpsL gene encoding 30S ribosomal protein S12, translating into MPTIQQLVRKERKKVVEKSKSPALKKCPQRRGVCTRVYTTTPKKPNSALRKVAKVRLTTGFEVISYIGGEGHNLQEHSIVLVRGGRVKDLPGVKYHIVRGALDSAGVNNRTVSRSKYGTKRPKAKK; encoded by the coding sequence ATGCCTACAATACAACAGCTTGTAAGAAAAGAGCGAAAAAAAGTGGTTGAGAAATCAAAATCTCCAGCACTTAAAAAATGTCCACAAAGAAGAGGAGTATGTACAAGAGTATATACAACAACTCCAAAAAAACCTAACTCGGCTTTAAGAAAAGTTGCAAAAGTTAGATTAACAACTGGATTTGAAGTTATTTCATACATCGGTGGAGAGGGACATAACCTTCAAGAACACTCAATTGTGTTAGTAAGAGGGGGAAGAGTAAAAGATTTACCTGGGGTTAAATACCACATTGTAAGAGGTGCGTTAGATTCAGCTGGTGTAAATAACAGAACTGTATCTAGATCTAAGTATGGTACAAAAAGACCAAAAGCTAAAAAATAA
- the rpsG gene encoding 30S ribosomal protein S7: MRRRKAPVREIMADPIYNSKVITKFVNAIMLDGKKSVAEKILYGAIDNLDKRGEEKGFDLFEKAVENVKPLLEVRSRRVGGATYQVPVEVRAVRRQTLALRWLIDASRKRNERTMVERLANELFEAANERGASFKKKEDVHRMAEANKAFAHYRW, translated from the coding sequence ATGAGAAGAAGAAAAGCTCCAGTTAGAGAGATAATGGCTGATCCTATCTACAATAGTAAAGTGATCACAAAATTTGTTAATGCAATTATGCTAGATGGTAAAAAATCTGTTGCTGAAAAAATCCTTTATGGTGCAATAGATAACCTTGATAAAAGAGGTGAAGAAAAAGGTTTTGACCTGTTTGAAAAAGCAGTTGAAAATGTTAAACCACTTTTAGAAGTAAGAAGTAGAAGAGTTGGAGGAGCTACATATCAAGTTCCTGTTGAAGTTAGAGCTGTAAGAAGACAAACTTTAGCACTTAGATGGCTTATTGATGCTTCAAGAAAAAGAAACGAAAGAACAATGGTTGAGAGATTAGCAAATGAGCTATTCGAAGCAGCAAACGAAAGAGGAGCATCTTTTAAGAAAAAAGAAGATGTACATAGAATGGCAGAGGCTAACAAAGCATTTGCACACTACAGATGGTAG